One region of Culex pipiens pallens isolate TS chromosome 2, TS_CPP_V2, whole genome shotgun sequence genomic DNA includes:
- the LOC120427358 gene encoding probable RNA-binding protein 46, with translation MSVFWCGFHYATLQVNGQRFIGPPELVPEPSYRFELFVKNLPRHLFERELVPLFSSAGFVYQIRLLMCFTGLNRGIAYVRYTNEQDFQRAVTIFHELQLTPRFLLYACRSLNLSKLVMLDIDPAIDNFIIREVIREVCGGECVFFGIRNCKEGKKFVIIQFKCHYETALSRRKLIPVCARFGETCYLKWYAKR, from the exons ATGTCCGTGTTTTGGTGTGGCTTCCACTACGCTACGCTGCAGGTGAACGGCCAGCGATTCATCGGTCCGCCGGAGCTCGTCCCGGAACCGTCCTACCGGTTCGAGCTGTTTGTGAAAAACTTGCCGCGGCACCTGTTCGAACGGGAACTGGTTCCGCTGTTTAGCAGTGCCGGCTTCGTTTACCAGATCCGGCTGCTGATGTGTTTCACCGGGTTGAACCGCGGAATCGCCTACGTCCGGTACACGAACGAGCAGGACTTCCAGCGGGCCGTCACGATCTTCCACGAGCTGCAGCTGACGCCGCGGTTCCTGCTGTACGCCTGCCGGAGCCTGAACCTGAGCAAGCTGGTCATGTTGGACATTGATCCGGCCATCGACAACTTTATCATCCGGGAGGTGATCCGCGAAGTTTGCGGCGGAGAATGC GTGTTCTTCGGCATCCGGAACTGCAAGGAGGGCAAAAAGTTCGTCATCATCCAGTTCAAGTGCCACTACGAGACGGCCCTGTCCCGGCGTAAGCTGATTCCGGTGTGTGCCCGGTTCGGCGAAACGTGCTACCTGAAGTGGTACGCGAAGCGCTAG
- the LOC120427357 gene encoding uncharacterized protein LOC120427357: MMVKLLVALVVLLAGIVIGAKDCLNKSPFQFHELKQPVHSGRVSATLEAVFNRKGFNYTVLEGHTCRNTSGTVFWYHVILDGEDDGRSEVSVLEQRNGVKRVRVDYLVRENGQQNYVYRWKVALIK; encoded by the exons ATGATGGTTAAGCTACTGGTGGCCTTGGTGGTTCTTCTCGCCGGAATCG TGATCGGTGCCAAGGACTGCCTGAACAAGTCGCCGTTCCAGTTCCACGAGTTGAAGCAGCCGGTCCACTCGGGCAGGGTCTCGGCCACGCTGGAAGCGGTCTTCAACCGGAAGGGCTTCAACTATACGGTGCTCGAGGGACACACTTGCCGCAATACGAGCGGAACCGTGTTCTGGTACCACGTGATCCTGGACGGTGAGGACGATGGAAGGTCGGAGGTTTCCGTGCTGGAGCAACGCAATGGGGTCAAACGGGTCCGCGTGGACTACCTGGTGCGGGAGAATGGCCAACAGAACTACGTGTACCGCTGGAAGGTGGCTCTAATAAAGTGA